From Prosthecobacter vanneervenii, one genomic window encodes:
- a CDS encoding glycosyltransferase family 4 protein translates to MSADVMWLPASPLEGWASMDRYWRELERVVCEAPPDDVRIGCVLKGAAPMKSAEGTRMQRMFEKYVAYPLRAKRVRAPLCHVLDHSYAHLLRHLPRSARKVVTVFDLVPLEDPGALSAAQVERFRRTVQNLRLADHVISISEETRRKLGTMLGIEQERVTVAVPGVDAAAFQKKVAEDNAVRRRLAGMPGVILSVGSAVKRKNLESLPGMFERMRGAFEQRHCCFVRAGERLPEGLRREIVAVTGEDGFVELGPIFGEDLVAAYQAARVLIFSSTLEGLTFVIPEAMAAGCTVVTNRLTANPEAGGDAALYYDEGQPESAARQLLMMLENDEEHAKRRELGRKRVDEWTWKRHFETVMGVYRQQLKRA, encoded by the coding sequence ATGAGTGCTGACGTGATGTGGCTGCCGGCATCGCCGCTGGAAGGATGGGCGAGCATGGACCGATACTGGCGCGAGCTGGAGAGGGTGGTGTGTGAAGCGCCGCCTGATGATGTGAGGATCGGTTGTGTGCTGAAAGGAGCAGCGCCGATGAAGTCGGCGGAAGGAACGAGGATGCAGCGGATGTTTGAAAAGTATGTGGCGTATCCTTTGCGGGCGAAACGAGTGCGCGCGCCGCTGTGCCATGTGCTGGATCATAGCTATGCGCATCTGCTGAGGCATCTGCCGCGAAGTGCGCGGAAGGTGGTGACGGTGTTTGACCTGGTGCCGCTGGAGGATCCGGGGGCGCTGAGTGCGGCACAGGTGGAGAGGTTTCGACGCACGGTGCAGAACCTGCGGCTGGCGGATCATGTGATCTCGATTTCGGAAGAGACGCGGAGGAAGCTGGGGACGATGCTGGGGATCGAGCAGGAGAGGGTGACGGTGGCGGTGCCGGGAGTGGATGCGGCGGCTTTTCAGAAGAAGGTGGCGGAGGACAATGCGGTGAGGCGGAGGCTGGCGGGAATGCCGGGGGTGATTTTGTCGGTGGGGAGCGCGGTGAAGCGTAAGAACCTGGAGTCTCTGCCGGGGATGTTTGAGCGGATGCGCGGGGCGTTTGAGCAGCGGCATTGTTGCTTTGTGCGAGCAGGGGAACGACTGCCGGAGGGGCTGAGGCGGGAGATCGTGGCGGTGACTGGGGAGGATGGGTTTGTGGAGCTGGGGCCGATTTTTGGAGAGGATCTGGTGGCGGCGTATCAGGCGGCGCGAGTGCTGATTTTTTCTTCGACGCTGGAGGGGCTGACGTTTGTGATTCCGGAGGCGATGGCGGCCGGGTGCACGGTGGTGACGAACCGGCTGACGGCGAACCCGGAGGCGGGTGGTGATGCGGCGCTGTATTATGATGAAGGGCAGCCTGAGTCGGCGGCACGGCAGCTTTTGATGATGCTGGAAAATGACGAGGAGCATGCGAAGCGCCGTGAGCTGGGACGCAAACGCGTGGACGAGTGGACGTGGAAGCGGCACTTTGAGACGGTGATGGGAGTTTACCGCCAACAACTGAAACGAGCATGA
- a CDS encoding exosortase/archaeosortase family protein codes for MKRRGVISWCLVAAGLVLLMVVQPYAAGYGPFRRTIFQELMMQWRNATWQHGALVPFIAGYLLWQRREETARLPEKSSAWGMGLILFGLFLYFAGFRANVFYCGYAGIMTLVAGAAVWLEGKERARRRLFAWLVLGFMWPLPFLEESLGYQMRLMMVKTTGFVLNGVGVESLVAGTALQSMPNVELGRKAGQLFSVGIAAPCSGMRSLFALLVVGVLFSYFRQRVMWRRAVLFSTILPIAIVANMVRILVLIFAAMMFGQQWAIGDAEKEVSTFHELTGIVVFLVALMLLQAVSWLLNRCCDGMRGGRSRTVSRQVSAQVI; via the coding sequence ATGAAGCGCCGTGGTGTCATATCGTGGTGCCTCGTGGCCGCCGGGCTGGTGCTGCTGATGGTGGTGCAGCCGTATGCGGCGGGGTACGGGCCTTTCCGGCGCACGATTTTTCAAGAACTCATGATGCAGTGGCGGAATGCGACGTGGCAGCATGGGGCGCTGGTGCCGTTTATCGCGGGCTATCTGCTGTGGCAGCGGCGGGAGGAAACGGCGCGGCTGCCTGAGAAGAGCAGCGCCTGGGGGATGGGATTGATTTTGTTTGGGCTGTTTCTGTACTTTGCGGGGTTCAGGGCGAATGTGTTTTACTGCGGCTATGCGGGGATCATGACGTTGGTGGCGGGAGCGGCGGTGTGGCTGGAGGGGAAGGAGCGAGCGAGGAGAAGGTTGTTTGCGTGGCTGGTGCTGGGTTTCATGTGGCCGCTGCCGTTTCTGGAGGAGAGCCTGGGCTACCAGATGAGGCTCATGATGGTGAAGACCACGGGCTTTGTACTGAACGGCGTGGGTGTGGAGTCGCTGGTGGCGGGGACGGCGCTGCAGTCGATGCCGAATGTGGAGCTGGGGAGGAAAGCAGGGCAGCTTTTCAGCGTGGGGATCGCCGCGCCGTGCTCGGGGATGAGGTCGCTGTTTGCGCTGCTGGTGGTGGGGGTGCTTTTCAGCTATTTCCGACAGCGGGTGATGTGGAGGCGGGCGGTGCTTTTCAGCACGATCCTGCCCATCGCGATCGTGGCGAACATGGTGCGCATTTTGGTGCTGATTTTTGCGGCGATGATGTTTGGGCAGCAGTGGGCGATCGGAGATGCGGAGAAGGAGGTGTCCACGTTTCATGAGCTGACAGGCATCGTGGTGTTTCTGGTGGCGCTGATGCTGCTGCAGGCGGTTTCATGGCTGCTGAACCGCTGCTGTGACGGGATGAGAGGCGGGCGGTCGCGAACGGTTTCACGTCAGGTGTCGGCGCAGGTGATATGA
- a CDS encoding exosortase-associated EpsI family protein, which yields MLCGMTVLLCQFSPQPKGEGAAGVLAELPMVAGEFVGDKEEASERERELLPADTIIVKRAYHTPGRGQGGADLAHASLVIAGNDTRSIHRPEVCLDGQGWTITSAVVREVKMNSGAVLKVKDLSIQREVLMPDRTKLPLRAHYMYWFVGDDISTPSNLERQLISLKDSVLRNVNHRWAYPSVMARVTDNLSPQQSGERKRDDEETVKMILSLIRSLAPRIQKDLMNAP from the coding sequence ATGCTGTGCGGGATGACGGTCCTGCTGTGTCAGTTTTCGCCGCAGCCGAAAGGAGAGGGCGCGGCCGGGGTGCTGGCTGAGCTGCCGATGGTGGCGGGGGAATTTGTGGGTGACAAAGAGGAGGCGAGCGAGAGGGAGCGAGAACTGCTGCCGGCTGACACGATCATCGTGAAGCGGGCGTACCACACGCCAGGGAGGGGGCAAGGGGGCGCAGATCTGGCGCATGCCTCGCTGGTGATCGCGGGGAATGACACGCGGAGCATTCACCGGCCTGAAGTGTGTCTGGACGGGCAGGGGTGGACGATCACCAGCGCGGTGGTGCGTGAGGTGAAGATGAACTCGGGGGCGGTCTTGAAGGTGAAAGACCTGAGCATTCAGCGTGAAGTTTTGATGCCCGACCGGACGAAGCTGCCGCTGAGGGCGCACTATATGTACTGGTTTGTGGGGGATGACATCAGCACGCCGAGCAATCTGGAGAGGCAGCTGATCAGCCTGAAGGACAGCGTGCTGCGGAATGTGAACCACCGCTGGGCGTACCCGTCTGTGATGGCGAGGGTGACGGACAACCTGTCGCCACAGCAGAGCGGTGAGAGAAAGCGCGATGACGAGGAGACGGTGAAAATGATTCTTTCGCTGATCCGCAGCCTTGCGCCGAGGATTCAGAAGGATTTGATGAACGCACCATGA
- the larE gene encoding ATP-dependent sacrificial sulfur transferase LarE, with protein MIQKLLDHLRPLGRVAVAYSGGVDSTLVLKACLDALGRKNVVALLAVSPSLPQSEKDEAVALAKSMGARLEMLPTLEVEDPAYQANAPSRCYFCKDHVYRALRKYAEQHDIMHVLDGMNAEDTLDVRPGRAAARELKILSPLHDLGFSKKDVREAAKALGLPNWDKPAAACLASRVPYGTSVTPRLLSQIERAEAALFDLGFRELRVRHHGDVARLEVPEGDLMRALQQREDITNALRATGYTYVTLDLAGLRSGSMNEVLKGRTA; from the coding sequence ATGATTCAAAAGCTGCTCGATCATCTGCGCCCACTGGGGCGTGTGGCTGTGGCCTACTCGGGAGGGGTGGACAGCACGCTGGTGCTGAAGGCCTGCCTGGATGCGCTGGGGAGAAAGAATGTGGTGGCGCTGCTGGCGGTATCGCCCAGCCTGCCGCAGAGCGAGAAGGATGAGGCGGTGGCGCTGGCGAAGTCGATGGGTGCGAGGCTGGAAATGCTGCCGACGCTGGAGGTGGAGGATCCGGCGTATCAGGCGAATGCGCCGAGCCGCTGCTACTTCTGCAAGGATCATGTGTACCGTGCGCTGCGGAAGTATGCGGAGCAGCATGACATCATGCATGTGCTGGACGGGATGAATGCGGAGGACACGCTGGATGTGCGGCCGGGGAGAGCGGCGGCGCGGGAGCTGAAAATCCTGAGCCCGCTGCATGATCTGGGCTTCAGCAAGAAGGATGTGAGAGAAGCGGCGAAGGCGCTGGGGCTGCCGAACTGGGACAAGCCAGCGGCAGCGTGTCTGGCCTCCCGCGTACCGTATGGCACGAGTGTGACGCCGAGGCTGCTATCGCAGATCGAGCGGGCGGAGGCGGCGCTGTTTGACCTTGGGTTTCGAGAGCTGCGGGTGAGGCATCATGGTGATGTGGCACGGCTGGAGGTGCCGGAGGGAGATCTGATGCGTGCTTTGCAACAGAGGGAGGATATCACGAATGCGCTGCGTGCGACGGGGTACACGTATGTGACGCTGGATCTGGCGGGGCTGAGGTCTGGCAGCATGAACGAAGTGCTGAAAGGACGGACGGCATGA
- the larB gene encoding nickel pincer cofactor biosynthesis protein LarB yields the protein MNEGKLGELLGQVAAGTLSAEQALERLRVLPFAEAGQVLADTHRMIRQGFPEAVYAEGKTLEQTSDALAALVAAHGCALATRVNAEAGEMLMQRFPTGSYDGVSRLYRIGRMSGDFKALTVAVVCAGTSDVPVAEEAAQTLEFAGVSVRRITDVGVAGLHRLLARLDDVRAASLVIAVAGMEGALPSVLGGLVAAPVIAVPTSVGYGANLQGVAALLGMLNSCASGLSVVNIDNGFGAAMAAIRMLNVMVKA from the coding sequence ATGAACGAAGGGAAGCTGGGAGAGCTGCTGGGCCAGGTGGCTGCGGGGACGCTGAGCGCGGAGCAGGCGCTGGAGCGGCTGCGGGTGCTGCCTTTTGCCGAGGCGGGGCAGGTGCTGGCGGATACGCACCGGATGATACGGCAGGGGTTTCCCGAGGCCGTGTATGCGGAAGGAAAGACGCTGGAGCAGACCTCGGATGCGCTTGCCGCGCTGGTGGCGGCGCATGGATGCGCGCTGGCGACGCGAGTGAATGCAGAGGCGGGCGAGATGCTGATGCAGCGGTTTCCGACGGGCAGCTATGATGGTGTGTCGCGGCTGTACCGCATCGGACGAATGAGCGGTGATTTTAAAGCGCTGACAGTGGCGGTGGTGTGTGCAGGGACTTCGGATGTGCCGGTGGCGGAGGAGGCGGCGCAGACGCTGGAGTTTGCGGGAGTGAGTGTGAGACGAATCACGGATGTGGGCGTGGCGGGGCTGCACCGGCTGCTGGCGAGGCTGGATGATGTGCGGGCAGCGAGCCTCGTGATCGCGGTGGCGGGGATGGAGGGGGCGCTGCCGAGCGTGCTGGGCGGGCTGGTGGCGGCACCGGTGATCGCCGTGCCGACGAGTGTGGGTTATGGTGCGAATTTGCAGGGGGTGGCGGCACTGCTGGGCATGCTGAACTCGTGCGCGAGCGGGTTGAGCGTGGTGAATATTGACAATGGGTTTGGCGCGGCGATGGCGGCGATACGGATGCTGAATGTGATGGTGAAGGCGTAG
- a CDS encoding phenylacetate--CoA ligase family protein produces the protein MSLEDALYPLLKMYEAAPQVIKSLVGRVYRAIPASLRYGAEYARFQREAREVEGWDAEAIRRYQIAALRESLMAAGKAPFYAERFAACGVDPAKFEALEQLADYPLLTKQDILLNRERMVNPESDAGRRLYITTGGSSGVPVGFYLEKGVSRPKEQAYLEAQWSRRGYRSGDRVAVIRGGVTSSRSAGDISYYDATRNWLILSSYHLTLERLPEYVEALNRFRPQHLHAYPSAALMLARGLEQTGQRLGFELTSLLCGSEKLSAEAQSYLEGFFGARVFHWYGHSERVVLAAQGRESNELQFSPTYGFVEFGEADAEGNREIIGTSFHNRVMPLVRYRTGDYAKVTNEVVTEVVGRDYEFLVSGTGRRISLTAINMHDRIFDGLLAVQFFQERAGVVECRYQPGPRWQRESEGAMHAGLMRKLGDDFVLEMREVKEVEKTPAGKHRWLVTLMGG, from the coding sequence ATGTCCTTGGAAGACGCGCTTTATCCGCTGCTCAAAATGTATGAGGCAGCGCCGCAGGTGATTAAGTCGCTGGTGGGGCGGGTGTATCGGGCGATTCCGGCTTCGCTGAGATATGGTGCGGAGTATGCGAGGTTTCAGCGTGAGGCGCGGGAGGTGGAGGGGTGGGATGCGGAGGCGATCAGGCGGTATCAGATCGCGGCTTTGAGGGAGTCGCTGATGGCTGCGGGGAAGGCGCCGTTTTATGCGGAGCGGTTTGCTGCGTGTGGAGTGGATCCGGCGAAGTTTGAGGCGCTGGAGCAACTGGCGGACTATCCGCTGCTGACGAAGCAGGACATCCTTTTGAACCGGGAGCGGATGGTGAATCCTGAGAGTGATGCCGGGCGGAGGCTGTATATCACCACGGGTGGATCGAGCGGGGTGCCGGTGGGGTTTTATCTGGAGAAGGGGGTGAGCCGGCCGAAGGAGCAGGCCTACCTGGAGGCGCAGTGGTCCAGACGCGGGTATCGCTCAGGGGACCGGGTGGCGGTGATCCGAGGCGGGGTGACCTCGAGCCGGTCGGCGGGGGACATCAGCTATTACGATGCGACGCGGAACTGGCTGATTTTATCGTCGTATCATCTGACGCTGGAGCGGCTGCCTGAGTATGTGGAGGCGCTGAATCGATTCCGCCCGCAGCATCTGCATGCGTACCCCAGCGCGGCGCTGATGCTGGCTCGGGGGCTGGAGCAGACGGGGCAGAGGCTTGGGTTTGAGCTGACTTCGCTGCTGTGTGGGTCGGAGAAGCTGAGTGCGGAAGCGCAGAGCTATCTGGAGGGCTTTTTTGGCGCGCGGGTGTTTCACTGGTACGGGCACAGCGAGCGCGTCGTGCTGGCGGCGCAGGGGCGGGAGTCGAACGAGCTGCAATTCTCGCCGACTTATGGGTTTGTGGAGTTTGGCGAAGCGGATGCGGAGGGGAACCGGGAGATTATTGGGACGTCGTTTCATAATCGCGTGATGCCGCTGGTGCGGTATCGGACGGGGGATTATGCGAAGGTAACGAACGAGGTGGTGACGGAGGTGGTGGGGCGGGATTATGAGTTTCTGGTGAGCGGGACGGGAAGGCGGATTTCGCTGACGGCGATCAACATGCATGACCGGATTTTTGACGGGCTGCTGGCGGTGCAGTTTTTTCAGGAACGCGCGGGCGTGGTGGAGTGCCGGTATCAGCCAGGGCCGCGGTGGCAGCGAGAATCCGAGGGGGCGATGCATGCGGGGCTGATGCGGAAGCTGGGGGATGATTTTGTGCTGGAGATGCGGGAGGTGAAGGAGGTGGAGAAGACCCCGGCGGGGAAGCATAGGTGGCTGGTGACGCTGATGGGAGGATGA
- a CDS encoding WecB/TagA/CpsF family glycosyltransferase has protein sequence MNPFIPMYGTVLGTRLDVTDYEQALNHVVALARCGGVAAVAAANTHLLAEAAANADFAAVLKSFDVVLPDGMPLVWGLKLDGHDIKERVYGPYFMQHVLRHAPAGLKHYFFGGTKECLKRLEERARELNPQVCIAGAVSPPFGRWDDETETRLIDEINAADADFVWIALGGVKQETWIAQNRHRFKRGVFLAVGDAFALVAGLRSYAPKWMQRCGLTWVYRLSQEPKRLLGRYLIYNTRFVLAFLGERWRRAHS, from the coding sequence ATGAATCCTTTTATACCTATGTATGGCACTGTGCTGGGAACGCGGCTGGATGTGACCGACTATGAACAGGCGCTGAACCATGTGGTGGCGCTGGCTCGATGCGGAGGCGTGGCTGCGGTGGCGGCGGCCAACACGCACCTACTGGCTGAGGCGGCGGCGAATGCTGACTTTGCCGCAGTGCTGAAAAGCTTTGATGTGGTGCTGCCAGACGGAATGCCGCTGGTGTGGGGCTTGAAGCTGGATGGACATGACATCAAGGAGCGTGTGTACGGGCCCTACTTTATGCAGCATGTGCTGCGGCATGCTCCTGCGGGACTGAAGCACTATTTCTTTGGCGGCACGAAAGAATGCCTGAAGAGGCTGGAGGAACGAGCGCGTGAGCTGAATCCGCAGGTGTGCATCGCGGGAGCGGTTTCGCCGCCGTTTGGGCGCTGGGATGACGAGACGGAGACGCGGCTGATCGACGAGATCAATGCGGCGGATGCTGACTTTGTCTGGATCGCTCTCGGAGGGGTGAAGCAGGAGACGTGGATCGCGCAAAACCGACATCGGTTTAAGCGCGGGGTTTTTCTGGCGGTGGGCGATGCGTTTGCGCTGGTGGCGGGCTTGCGGAGCTATGCGCCGAAATGGATGCAGCGCTGTGGGCTAACCTGGGTGTACCGCCTGTCTCAAGAGCCGAAGCGGCTGCTTGGACGTTACCTGATTTACAACACACGGTTTGTGCTGGCGTTTCTCGGCGAGAGATGGAGGCGGGCGCATTCGTGA